The proteins below come from a single uncultured Campylobacter sp. genomic window:
- the cysT gene encoding sulfate ABC transporter permease subunit CysT: protein MRKFLLKKPSILPGFNICFGLGASYVCFLVLLPLVALGAFSFKGGIGEILAVISDPRVLSALKFSFTASFVAAAINSLFGFIIAWCLARYEFWGKGFISSLIDIPFALPTAVAGICLAYLFSHGGVMGATLLRLGIDLQGADFTCVVIVLIFVGMPFVVRTTEPVIKDFDKQVLEAAENLGANFWQIFRLIMLPSLLPSLITGFALAFARGLGEYGSVIFISSNIPFKSEILPVLIVSRLDSFNYQEAAVIGFFMILVAFASLFLINFIQKKVAK from the coding sequence ATGAGAAAATTTTTACTTAAAAAGCCCTCTATTTTGCCGGGATTTAATATCTGCTTCGGCCTTGGCGCCAGCTACGTTTGCTTTTTGGTTTTACTACCGCTGGTGGCTCTGGGCGCTTTTAGCTTTAAGGGCGGCATAGGCGAAATTTTAGCCGTTATCAGCGATCCTCGCGTATTATCGGCGCTTAAATTTTCATTTACGGCTTCATTCGTCGCCGCCGCGATAAATTCGCTTTTCGGTTTTATTATCGCGTGGTGCTTGGCGCGTTACGAATTTTGGGGCAAGGGCTTTATTAGCTCGCTCATAGATATTCCTTTTGCGCTACCTACGGCGGTAGCGGGGATTTGCCTGGCGTATTTATTTTCGCATGGCGGCGTTATGGGCGCTACGCTTTTAAGGCTCGGCATAGATTTGCAAGGGGCGGATTTCACTTGCGTCGTAATCGTTTTGATATTCGTAGGTATGCCGTTTGTAGTGCGGACGACGGAGCCCGTTATAAAAGATTTTGATAAACAAGTGCTTGAAGCGGCCGAAAATTTAGGCGCGAATTTTTGGCAAATTTTTAGGCTAATAATGCTTCCAAGCCTGCTTCCGTCCTTGATAACGGGCTTTGCGCTAGCCTTTGCAAGAGGCCTTGGCGAATACGGCTCGGTCATTTTTATTTCGAGCAACATCCCTTTTAAAAGCGAAATTTTACCCGTTTTAATCGTCTCGCGCCTAGATAGTTTTAATTATCAAGAAGCCGCCGTAATCGGATTTTTTATGATTTTAGTAGCATTTGCCTCGCTATTTTTGATAAATTTCATACAAAAAAAGGTCGCAAAATGA
- the cysW gene encoding sulfate ABC transporter permease subunit CysW — protein MSEPKILKPVLLLISAAFLFVFIALPLYTIVSEALKDGLSGYFSAISDDYAISAVKLSLLCAGFCVVINTVFGVMIAYAAAKFEFRGKTMLLTLLDMPFAVSPVIAGLMFVLLFGNSGFLGKFFSALNFDVIFALPGILLASAFVTFPFVAKETLLLMQEQGNSEEEAAFSLGAGGLRTFFSVTLPNIKWGLFYGVVLTNARAMGEFGAVAVVSGKIIGLTTTMPLYIEILYSDYLYVAAFSVASLLLLLSVVTLALKFLVQKASKRG, from the coding sequence ATGAGCGAACCGAAAATTTTAAAGCCCGTTTTGCTTTTAATTAGCGCCGCGTTTTTATTCGTTTTTATCGCGCTTCCGCTTTATACCATCGTATCAGAAGCCCTAAAAGACGGGCTTAGCGGCTATTTTAGCGCGATTAGCGACGATTACGCGATTAGCGCGGTAAAGCTTAGCCTGCTTTGCGCGGGATTTTGCGTGGTTATAAATACCGTATTTGGCGTTATGATAGCCTACGCGGCGGCGAAATTCGAGTTTCGCGGCAAGACTATGCTACTTACGCTTTTAGATATGCCCTTTGCCGTTTCGCCCGTTATCGCAGGGCTAATGTTCGTGCTGCTTTTTGGAAATAGCGGCTTTTTGGGAAAATTTTTTAGCGCGCTAAATTTCGACGTGATTTTTGCGCTGCCGGGTATTTTGCTAGCTAGCGCGTTCGTTACCTTTCCGTTTGTAGCCAAGGAGACGCTTTTGTTAATGCAAGAGCAAGGAAATAGCGAGGAAGAGGCGGCGTTTAGCCTGGGGGCGGGCGGACTTCGCACGTTTTTTAGCGTTACGCTACCGAACATAAAATGGGGGCTATTTTACGGCGTAGTGCTAACAAACGCCAGAGCGATGGGCGAATTCGGCGCCGTGGCGGTCGTAAGCGGCAAGATAATCGGGCTAACTACTACGATGCCCCTTTATATAGAAATTTTATACAGCGATTATCTTTACGTAGCGGCTTTTAGCGTAGCTAGCTTGTTGCTGCTGCTCTCGGTAGTCACGCTGGCGCTCAAATTTTTAGTTCAAAAAGCTAGCAAAAGGGGCTAA
- a CDS encoding sulfate ABC transporter ATP-binding protein, which yields MGIKISNLNKIFGDFVALKNVNLEINKGELTALLGPSGSGKTTLLRIIAGLESADSGEISFFGENVSRKSIKERGIGFVFQHYALFRHMSVFDNIAFGLNVRPKASRPSKDEIKQRVMHLLKMIQLESLAGRFPDELSGGQKQRVALARALAVEPKILLLDEPFGALDAKVRADLRRWLRKLHDEIQITSVFVTHDQEEALEVSDKIVVMNKGEIQQVGTPVDVYEKPANPFVYSFLGNVNLFRGRVGADGIVSDESAGDLLFVRPHEIELGFEYSAGSKKGEIVHSRILGSRIRLDIKMQESADMVEVDITSAKFKDIKEKNLKFVYLNFTSVHSYSQEDGSFCDYYI from the coding sequence ATGGGTATAAAAATATCGAATTTAAATAAAATTTTCGGCGATTTCGTCGCTCTTAAAAACGTAAATTTAGAGATAAACAAAGGCGAGCTAACCGCGCTTTTAGGACCTAGCGGCAGCGGCAAAACGACGCTACTTCGCATAATCGCGGGCTTAGAAAGCGCCGATAGCGGCGAAATCTCGTTTTTCGGCGAAAACGTCAGCCGCAAAAGCATAAAAGAACGCGGCATAGGCTTTGTTTTTCAGCACTACGCGCTATTTAGGCATATGAGCGTGTTTGATAATATAGCGTTTGGACTAAACGTCCGTCCAAAAGCCTCGCGCCCGAGCAAAGACGAGATAAAGCAGCGCGTCATGCACCTGCTAAAAATGATCCAGCTAGAAAGCTTGGCGGGGCGCTTCCCAGATGAGCTAAGCGGCGGGCAAAAACAGCGCGTGGCGCTAGCTAGGGCGCTAGCGGTGGAGCCTAAAATTTTGCTGTTAGACGAGCCGTTTGGGGCGCTAGACGCAAAGGTTAGAGCAGATCTGCGCAGGTGGCTAAGAAAACTACACGACGAGATTCAGATTACTAGCGTGTTCGTTACGCATGATCAAGAAGAAGCGCTAGAAGTAAGCGATAAAATAGTCGTGATGAATAAAGGCGAGATCCAGCAAGTAGGCACGCCCGTAGACGTTTACGAAAAACCGGCCAATCCTTTCGTGTATAGCTTTTTGGGCAACGTAAATCTCTTTCGCGGCAGAGTGGGCGCTGATGGTATCGTAAGCGACGAGAGCGCGGGAGATCTGCTTTTCGTGCGGCCTCACGAGATAGAGCTTGGCTTTGAATACAGCGCCGGCTCTAAAAAAGGCGAGATCGTGCATAGCCGAATTTTAGGCTCTCGCATTAGGCTTGATATTAAGATGCAAGAAAGCGCGGATATGGTCGAGGTCGATATCACGAGCGCGAAATTTAAAGACATAAAAGAGAAAAATTTAAAATTCGTATATCTAAATTTTACTAGCGTGCATAGCTACTCGCAAGAGGACGGGAGTTTTTGTGATTACTACATATAA
- a CDS encoding phosphoadenylyl-sulfate reductase, whose product MITTYNEATSRLAAVLAEIKGRVALAFSHQIEDCIAIDMALKSGFDLDRLEIFTLDTHKLFKESLEYQKEVEKFFGIKIKTYAISGETLAQVDEKIGQWGMRDSVENRKFCCHQRKMIPLREALNKKEAWISGIRAAQSVTRTGVSLCETDANFNLKKINPLFDFSDEFMWGVARELNLPVNELYAKGYASIGCEPCTRAIKPGEDIRAGRWWWENPNHKECGLHIKGRD is encoded by the coding sequence GTGATTACTACATATAATGAAGCGACGTCGCGTTTGGCGGCGGTTTTGGCAGAGATAAAGGGACGCGTCGCGCTGGCATTTTCGCACCAGATAGAGGACTGTATCGCGATAGATATGGCTCTAAAATCGGGCTTTGATCTAGATAGGCTTGAAATTTTTACCCTCGATACGCATAAGCTTTTTAAAGAGAGTTTAGAGTATCAAAAAGAGGTAGAGAAATTTTTCGGTATTAAGATAAAAACATACGCCATTAGCGGCGAGACGCTAGCCCAAGTGGACGAAAAGATCGGGCAATGGGGCATGAGAGATAGCGTAGAAAACCGCAAATTTTGTTGCCATCAGCGAAAAATGATCCCTTTGCGCGAGGCGCTAAATAAAAAAGAGGCGTGGATAAGCGGCATAAGGGCGGCTCAAAGCGTAACTAGAACGGGCGTTAGCCTGTGCGAAACGGACGCGAATTTTAATTTAAAAAAAATCAACCCGTTATTTGATTTTAGCGACGAGTTTATGTGGGGCGTCGCGCGCGAGCTAAATTTGCCCGTAAACGAGCTTTATGCGAAAGGATACGCCAGTATCGGCTGCGAGCCCTGTACCCGCGCGATAAAACCGGGCGAGGATATACGCGCGGGCAGGTGGTGGTGGGAGAATCCTAACCACAAAGAGTGCGGGCTGCATATAAAAGGGCGGGATTAA
- the cysD gene encoding sulfate adenylyltransferase subunit CysD, whose amino-acid sequence MQNLTHLQALEAQSIHIMREVVAEFKNPAMLYSIGKDSSVMLHLLQKAFYPAVPPVPLVHVDTLWKFREMIEFRDRRAKESGMKLIVYVNPKGEQMGISPFIHGSSMHTDIMKTQGLKQMLDTYKFDAVFGGARRDEEKSRAKERIYSFRDKFHRWDPKNQRPELWNIYNGRIKENESIRVFPLSNWTELDIWQYIMLENIPIPSLYFAKVRPVVEYKGAKILVDDERMPAQLRASAKDELVRFRTLGCYPLTGAISSDADTLEKIVAELLVANSGERQGRLIDSDEGSSMEAKKQEGYF is encoded by the coding sequence ATGCAAAATTTAACCCATCTTCAAGCCCTAGAAGCGCAGTCGATACATATAATGCGCGAAGTGGTCGCGGAGTTTAAAAATCCGGCGATGCTTTATAGTATCGGTAAGGATAGCTCCGTGATGCTGCACTTGTTGCAAAAGGCGTTTTATCCCGCCGTGCCGCCCGTGCCGCTGGTGCACGTCGATACGCTGTGGAAATTTCGCGAGATGATAGAGTTTCGCGACCGCAGAGCCAAAGAAAGCGGTATGAAGCTAATCGTCTACGTAAATCCAAAAGGCGAACAGATGGGCATTTCGCCTTTTATACACGGCAGCTCCATGCACACGGATATCATGAAAACGCAGGGGCTAAAACAGATGCTAGATACGTATAAATTTGACGCCGTTTTCGGCGGAGCTAGGCGCGACGAGGAGAAGTCCCGCGCAAAAGAGCGTATCTACTCGTTTCGCGATAAATTTCACCGTTGGGACCCTAAAAATCAGCGTCCCGAGCTATGGAATATCTACAACGGCCGCATAAAGGAAAATGAAAGTATCCGCGTATTTCCGCTTAGCAACTGGACCGAGCTTGATATTTGGCAGTACATAATGCTTGAAAATATCCCGATTCCAAGCCTGTATTTTGCCAAAGTCCGCCCCGTCGTAGAGTATAAGGGCGCTAAAATTTTAGTAGACGACGAGCGAATGCCCGCACAGCTTAGAGCCTCCGCCAAAGACGAGCTGGTGCGCTTTCGCACGCTAGGCTGCTACCCGCTAACGGGAGCCATTAGCTCAGACGCCGATACGCTAGAAAAGATCGTAGCCGAGCTTTTGGTAGCAAACAGCGGCGAGCGCCAAGGCAGGCTCATAGACTCAGACGAAGGCTCGTCGATGGAAGCAAAAAAACAAGAGGGGTATTTTTAA
- the cysN gene encoding sulfate adenylyltransferase subunit CysN: MDLREFLKRNESVDILRFITCGSVDDGKSTLIGRLLYDAKGIFEDQLNGARNERGEIDFANLVDGLASEREQGITIDVAYRFFSTDKKKYIIADTPGHEQYTRNMATAASTADVAVILIDARKGVLTQSKRHSFIASLLGIRHIIVAINKMDLMDFRQDVFEDIKSDYLKMSRNLPHSERIKFDFIPISALNGDNILKNSENTPWYKGLALLPTLDALDVSPDRPSEFRFAVQYVNRPHLNFRGYCGTITGGEIRENDEVVVLPSNKKARVKSIVTTDNLDLGVKGKDDAFKTAPQAFAPQAITLCLDREVDVSRGDMIAKPANLPRVTRKFNANIVWMNEAPLTPGEQYLIKINSNLINAQFDEILYKRDVNNFEKLKAERLELNDIAKCAVSLDKSVCADLYEQNRQGGSFIVIDRYNNATLGAGMITEFLGDGHDGEFDAKNASNREYSDAERELNAYVRKFYPEWECKQI, encoded by the coding sequence ATGGATTTGAGAGAATTTTTAAAGCGAAACGAGAGCGTAGATATTTTGCGCTTTATCACGTGCGGCAGCGTAGACGACGGCAAATCTACGCTAATAGGCAGGTTGCTTTACGACGCTAAGGGCATCTTTGAAGACCAGCTAAACGGCGCCAGGAACGAACGCGGCGAGATAGATTTCGCAAATTTAGTAGACGGACTAGCCAGCGAGCGCGAACAAGGCATCACGATCGACGTGGCGTATAGATTTTTTAGCACCGATAAGAAAAAATATATCATCGCCGACACTCCAGGCCATGAGCAATACACCAGAAATATGGCGACTGCCGCGAGTACGGCCGACGTCGCGGTCATTTTAATCGACGCCAGAAAAGGCGTTTTAACGCAGAGCAAGCGCCACTCGTTTATCGCGAGTTTGCTAGGCATTAGGCACATTATAGTAGCGATAAATAAAATGGACCTGATGGATTTTAGGCAGGACGTTTTTGAGGACATTAAGAGCGATTATCTAAAAATGAGCCGAAATTTACCTCATAGCGAGCGGATAAAATTCGACTTTATCCCCATTAGCGCGCTAAACGGCGATAATATCTTAAAAAATAGCGAAAACACGCCGTGGTATAAAGGGCTTGCGTTACTGCCGACGCTAGACGCGCTAGACGTTAGCCCTGACCGCCCTAGCGAGTTTAGATTTGCCGTGCAGTACGTAAATCGCCCGCATCTAAATTTCCGCGGCTACTGCGGCACCATAACGGGCGGCGAAATCCGCGAAAACGACGAAGTAGTCGTACTGCCGTCAAATAAAAAAGCGCGCGTAAAATCCATAGTAACGACCGATAACCTAGACCTTGGCGTCAAAGGCAAAGACGACGCGTTTAAAACCGCGCCTCAAGCCTTTGCGCCCCAAGCTATCACGCTTTGCCTCGACCGCGAGGTAGACGTTAGCCGCGGCGATATGATAGCAAAGCCCGCAAATTTACCGCGCGTAACGCGAAAATTTAACGCAAATATCGTCTGGATGAACGAAGCGCCGCTAACGCCCGGCGAGCAGTATCTAATCAAAATCAACTCAAACTTGATAAACGCGCAGTTTGACGAAATTTTATATAAACGCGACGTTAATAATTTTGAAAAGCTTAAGGCCGAACGCTTGGAGCTAAACGACATCGCAAAATGCGCCGTGAGCCTAGATAAGAGCGTATGCGCGGATCTATACGAGCAAAACCGCCAAGGCGGCTCTTTTATCGTGATTGACCGCTATAACAACGCGACGCTTGGCGCGGGTATGATAACGGAGTTTTTGGGCGATGGGCATGACGGCGAATTTGACGCTAAAAACGCTTCAAACCGCGAGTATAGCGACGCCGAAAGGGAGCTAAACGCTTACGTTAGAAAATTTTATCCCGAGTGGGAATGCAAGCAAATTTAG
- the lon gene encoding endopeptidase La, whose product MQIYESKMFPAQLPVIVEDELFLYPFMITPLFLSDEENIEALNSALESQSPILVVPTKAQNEGARKFDAVYDAGVIGTVMRRVPLPDGRVKILFQGTSKGRIVSKVGQKPLRAVVDVLHEKRPENTKSDALLTVLREKVRDLAALSHFFPPDLLKTIEESAEPSRVCDLILSSLRLKKKTAYEFFIEENLEQKLLKLIDYVIEEIEANKLQREIKNKAHSKIDKVNKEYFLKEQLKQIQQELGSDTSREEEIEEYRKKLEAKKKFMGEDAYKEIKKQIDKLSRIHPDSADANTIQSYLDWVIEVPFENTANKKLSVQEVAKQLNADHYGLERPKDRIEEYFALRELLQLRGVAGKVNNGAILCFAGPPGVGKTSLANSIARALKRELVRVALGGLEDVNELRGHRRTYIGAMPGRIVQGLIEAKQMNPVIVLDEIDKVGRSFRGDPTAVLLEILDPEQNNKFRDYYLNFNIDLSKVVFVATANDVGAIPPALRDRMEFIELSSYTPQEKFEIAKKYLIPQELKKHGLKPGEVTLGKDVLSLIISDYTRESGVRNLRRRLADIFRKAAKRLLEGDAQKITVTTKNLSEFLEKKVYEIEHADKKPQIGQVNGLAWTSVGGDVLKIEAIRIQGKGGLQITGSLGEVMKESAYIAFSLVKVLIDAKKIKVPSKIIPSLPDDVKDGVKKELSPSEVYRRYDLHIHVPEGATPKDGPSAGITMVTAIASILTDTKVRSDVAMTGEITLSGRVLPIGGLKEKLIAAHKAGIKTALIPRKNYERDLGDIPQDVKNDMQILPVDVIEDVLKNAFVAK is encoded by the coding sequence TTGCAAATTTACGAATCAAAAATGTTCCCTGCGCAGCTACCCGTCATCGTAGAAGACGAGCTGTTTTTGTATCCGTTTATGATAACGCCGCTTTTTTTAAGCGATGAGGAGAATATCGAAGCGCTAAATTCGGCTCTCGAGTCGCAGAGCCCCATCCTAGTCGTGCCGACGAAGGCGCAAAACGAGGGCGCTAGGAAATTTGACGCCGTATACGATGCTGGCGTCATAGGCACAGTAATGAGGCGAGTGCCGCTACCTGACGGCAGGGTAAAAATTTTATTTCAAGGCACGAGCAAGGGCCGCATAGTCTCAAAAGTAGGTCAAAAGCCGCTGCGAGCGGTCGTAGACGTGCTACACGAAAAAAGACCCGAAAACACAAAAAGCGACGCGCTACTAACGGTGCTTCGCGAAAAAGTGCGAGATCTGGCCGCGCTTAGCCACTTTTTCCCGCCCGATCTTTTAAAAACGATAGAAGAGAGCGCCGAGCCTAGTCGCGTCTGCGATCTGATTTTAAGCTCGCTAAGGCTAAAGAAAAAAACGGCGTACGAGTTTTTTATCGAGGAAAATTTGGAGCAAAAGCTGCTAAAGCTCATCGACTACGTTATCGAGGAGATCGAGGCAAATAAACTCCAGCGCGAGATAAAAAACAAGGCTCACTCAAAAATAGATAAGGTAAATAAAGAGTACTTTCTAAAAGAGCAGCTAAAGCAGATACAGCAAGAACTGGGCTCAGATACCAGCCGCGAGGAGGAAATCGAGGAGTACCGTAAGAAGCTGGAAGCTAAAAAGAAATTTATGGGCGAGGATGCGTATAAGGAGATAAAAAAGCAAATCGACAAGCTATCGCGCATACATCCTGATTCTGCCGACGCAAACACGATACAAAGCTATCTGGACTGGGTAATCGAAGTACCGTTTGAAAATACGGCAAATAAAAAACTAAGCGTGCAGGAAGTCGCAAAGCAGCTAAATGCCGATCACTACGGGCTTGAAAGGCCAAAAGATAGGATAGAGGAGTACTTTGCTCTGCGCGAGCTTTTGCAGCTGCGAGGCGTCGCGGGCAAGGTAAATAACGGAGCGATCTTGTGCTTTGCGGGGCCTCCGGGCGTCGGTAAAACGAGCCTGGCAAACTCTATCGCAAGGGCGCTAAAGCGCGAGCTAGTGCGCGTGGCTTTGGGTGGCCTTGAGGACGTAAACGAGCTGCGCGGACATCGCCGCACCTACATAGGCGCGATGCCCGGTCGTATCGTGCAGGGGCTGATAGAGGCTAAACAGATGAATCCCGTCATCGTGCTAGACGAGATAGATAAAGTCGGCAGGAGCTTTCGCGGCGACCCGACGGCGGTACTGCTGGAGATCCTAGATCCTGAGCAAAATAACAAATTTAGAGATTATTATTTAAATTTTAATATCGACCTAAGCAAGGTCGTTTTCGTAGCGACTGCAAACGACGTCGGCGCCATACCGCCGGCACTGCGCGACAGGATGGAGTTTATCGAGCTTAGCTCCTATACGCCGCAGGAAAAATTTGAGATCGCTAAAAAATATCTAATCCCTCAAGAGCTAAAAAAACACGGCCTAAAGCCCGGCGAAGTGACCTTAGGTAAAGACGTACTAAGTCTCATCATCTCGGACTATACGCGAGAAAGCGGGGTGCGAAATCTACGCCGCCGTCTGGCGGATATATTTAGAAAGGCGGCAAAAAGGCTGCTCGAAGGCGACGCGCAAAAGATAACCGTGACGACTAAAAATTTAAGCGAGTTTTTAGAAAAGAAGGTTTATGAGATCGAGCATGCGGATAAAAAGCCGCAAATCGGTCAGGTAAACGGGCTAGCGTGGACGAGCGTGGGCGGCGACGTGCTAAAGATCGAAGCTATACGCATACAGGGCAAAGGCGGCCTGCAGATCACGGGGTCTTTGGGCGAGGTGATGAAAGAAAGCGCGTATATAGCATTTAGTCTCGTTAAGGTGCTAATCGACGCTAAAAAGATAAAAGTGCCCTCTAAAATCATCCCGAGCCTGCCTGATGACGTCAAAGACGGCGTGAAAAAAGAGCTAAGCCCTAGCGAAGTGTATCGCCGATATGATCTGCATATCCACGTGCCCGAGGGCGCTACGCCAAAAGACGGGCCGAGTGCGGGTATCACGATGGTGACGGCAATCGCCTCGATCCTAACTGATACCAAAGTTCGAAGCGACGTGGCGATGACGGGCGAGATCACGCTCAGCGGCCGCGTGCTGCCTATCGGCGGGCTAAAAGAAAAACTCATAGCCGCGCATAAGGCCGGTATCAAAACCGCTCTGATACCGCGTAAAAACTATGAACGCGACCTAGGCGATATCCCGCAAGACGTCAAAAACGATATGCAAATTTTACCCGTGGACGTCATCGAAGACGTGCTAAAAAATGCATTCGTCGCAAAATAA
- the bamD gene encoding outer membrane protein assembly factor BamD yields the protein MKKTIKFLSAIFFVCLVGGCAEKYTELYNLTPDQWYSEIIGDIKNRDLESADKHYTAMSSEHVASPLLEQILLILAQAHANDEEYLMANFYLDEYLKRYGDNGPRSEFAQYLKIKANFDSFSQPNRNQKLMQDSIAEIEKFLYVYPNTQYRPLIETMLVKFKLAIYNLDVQIADLYERTGRDESAQIYKEKVQASPLNDANIVLPQLPWYRKMFE from the coding sequence ATGAAAAAAACGATTAAATTTTTATCTGCGATTTTTTTTGTTTGCTTAGTCGGCGGCTGCGCTGAAAAATACACCGAGCTATATAATCTAACGCCCGATCAGTGGTACTCCGAGATCATCGGCGATATAAAAAATCGCGACCTAGAAAGCGCCGATAAGCACTACACGGCGATGTCTAGCGAGCACGTAGCTAGTCCGCTTTTGGAGCAAATTTTACTAATCCTAGCCCAAGCTCACGCTAACGACGAAGAGTATCTGATGGCGAATTTTTACCTGGACGAATACCTCAAAAGATACGGCGATAACGGCCCTAGGAGCGAATTTGCGCAGTATTTGAAGATAAAGGCGAATTTTGATTCGTTCTCGCAACCCAATCGCAACCAAAAGCTAATGCAAGACAGTATCGCCGAGATAGAAAAATTTCTCTACGTCTATCCAAACACTCAGTATCGTCCGCTGATCGAAACTATGCTGGTTAAATTTAAACTCGCTATCTACAACCTAGACGTGCAAATAGCCGATCTATACGAGCGCACGGGCAGAGACGAGTCGGCGCAAATTTATAAAGAAAAGGTGCAAGCCTCGCCGCTAAATGATGCAAATATCGTGCTTCCGCAGCTTCCTTGGTATAGAAAAATGTTTGAGTAG
- the fliW gene encoding flagellar assembly protein FliW, translated as MVFQVKSPILGFEHIKSYELKELDQFFVKLQSKDDETSFAAINPYALRNYEFEIPTYYQELMDINDQSELRIYNIMVVSTPIETSTVNFIAPIVCNMTNMTLSQIVLDAWAYPMYKQAEKISDFIEK; from the coding sequence ATGGTTTTTCAGGTTAAAAGCCCTATTTTGGGCTTTGAACATATCAAAAGCTACGAGCTAAAAGAGCTTGATCAATTTTTCGTAAAGCTTCAAAGCAAGGACGATGAGACGTCTTTTGCCGCGATAAACCCATATGCTTTGAGAAATTACGAATTTGAAATACCTACGTACTATCAGGAGCTAATGGACATAAACGACCAAAGTGAGCTAAGGATTTATAACATAATGGTTGTAAGCACCCCCATCGAGACTTCGACGGTAAATTTTATCGCCCCTATCGTTTGCAATATGACAAACATGACGCTCTCGCAGATAGTGCTTGATGCGTGGGCTTATCCGATGTACAAACAGGCCGAAAAAATTTCGGATTTTATAGAAAAATGA
- a CDS encoding prepilin-type N-terminal cleavage/methylation domain-containing protein, translating into MNNFNIIEKNSNCHNCIKWRWRKGVSLVELVLSMIIVSIVLMGVPTLLNQSTVADKTSIVQSVIIDAQEIMTLVLRAPYGCGEEIIGGGHGLGGQTVTPVFNYDDTSHPGKDFYDINGISKANRRIFVSRGPNDSCATTGESIPELDIDSTSTVTTSSLVSEISKKVEHKTIDDSIDNNVWKITIELFAQDDKKTESDKKDQTRVVLNSFVANIGDRPMIQSKVW; encoded by the coding sequence TTGAACAACTTTAATATAATAGAAAAAAACAGTAATTGCCATAATTGTATTAAGTGGAGATGGAGAAAAGGCGTGTCTCTTGTTGAGCTAGTTTTGTCAATGATTATAGTAAGCATAGTGCTAATGGGTGTACCAACACTTCTAAATCAGTCAACAGTAGCAGATAAAACGTCGATAGTTCAATCAGTTATTATAGACGCCCAAGAAATAATGACATTAGTTTTAAGGGCTCCATATGGATGTGGTGAAGAAATAATCGGTGGCGGCCACGGACTAGGTGGACAAACGGTGACACCCGTTTTTAATTATGACGATACCTCTCATCCAGGGAAAGATTTTTATGATATAAACGGTATCTCAAAAGCAAACAGGAGAATATTTGTATCTAGAGGACCAAATGACTCTTGCGCAACTACTGGCGAATCAATACCGGAACTAGATATAGACTCTACAAGTACTGTTACAACATCATCCTTGGTGTCAGAAATTTCAAAAAAAGTAGAACACAAAACAATAGACGATAGTATAGATAATAACGTATGGAAAATTACAATAGAGCTCTTTGCCCAAGATGATAAAAAAACTGAAAGTGACAAAAAAGATCAAACAAGAGTAGTCTTAAATAGCTTTGTTGCCAATATAGGAGATAGACCAATGATACAAAGCAAGGTATGGTAA